The Bos javanicus breed banteng chromosome 18, ARS-OSU_banteng_1.0, whole genome shotgun sequence genome has a segment encoding these proteins:
- the CDH16 gene encoding cadherin-16 isoform X3, with translation MVAAWLWLLCFLVPQALPRAQPAELYVEVPENYGGNFPLYLTKLLLPREETEGQIVVSGDAGVAGEGLFAVDPESGFLLVTRALDREEQAEYQLQVTLETEDRRVLWGPQPVRVRVKDENDQVPHFSQATYKVHLSRGTRPGVPFFFLEASDGDEPGTTNSDLRFHILNQAPAQPASDMFQLEPRLGTLALSPEGSTSLEKALEGYYQLLVQVKDMGDQASGHQATATIDVSIVENTWVPLDPVHLAENLQVPYPHHIAQVHWNGGDVHYHLESQPQGPFDVDTEGKLYVTQELDREAQAEYLLQVRAQNTHSEDYAEPLELQVVVTDENDNAPICPPRGPSVSIPELSPPGTKVAKILAEDADAPSSPNSHVVYQLLSPEPEEPAELRAFELDSTSGSVTLGAAQLQAGQNILLQVLAMDLGGTDGGLSSTCEIPVTITDINDHAPEFTTSQIEPLSLPEDAEPGTLVTTLTATDADLEPAFRLMDFAIEAGDEEGTFSLDWEPDSAHVQLRLLKNLSYEAAPSHKLVVVVRNVEELVGPGPGPGATATVTVLVERVVPPPQLDRESYEASVPISTPAGSLLLTVQPSDPLSSPLRFSLVNDSEGWLCIKEISGEVHTARPLQGAQPGDMYTVLIEAQVAGSHAYLTLGLHWVEPREHVVPIAVSHNDQIWQIQVRVIVCRCNVEGQCMRKVGRMKGMPTKLSAVGILVGTLIAIGIFLILIFTHLTLARKKDLDQPVDSVPLKVAV, from the exons ATGGTCGCTGCCTGGCTCTGGCTACTTTGCTTCTTAGTCCCCCAG GCTCTCCCTAGAGCCCAGCCTGCAGAGCTGTATGTCGAAGTCCCGGAAAACTATGGTGGAAATTTCCCTTTGTACTTGACGAAG CTGCTGTTGCCCCGTGAGGAGACTGAGGGCCAGATTGTGGtgtcaggagatgcaggagtggCAGGGGAGGGCCTCTTTGCTGTGGACCCAGAATCTGGCTTCCTGCTGGTGACCAGGGCCCTGGACCGGGAGGAACAGGCAGAATACCAGCTACAG GTCACCCTGGAGACCGAGGACAGACGTGTCCTGTGGGGCCCGCAGCCTGTGCGTGTGCGTGTGAAGGATGAGAATGACCAGGTGCCCCACTTCTCTCAGGCCACCTACAAAGTTCATCTGAGCCGGGGTACTAGGCCGG gtgtccccttcttcttcctggAGGCTTCCGATGGGGATGAGCCAGGCACAACCAACTCGGATCTTcggttccacatcctgaaccaggccccagcccagcctgctTCAGATATGTTCCAGCTGGAGCCTCGGCTGGGCACTCTGGCTCTGAGCCCTGAGG GGAGCACCAGCCTAGAAAAGGCTCTGGAGGGGTACTACCAGCTGTTGGTACAGGTCAAGGACATGGGTGACCAGGCCTCAGGCCACCAGGCCACAGCCACCATAGATGTCTCTATAGTGGAGAACACCTGGGTGCCCCTAGATCCTGTCCACCTGGCAGAGAATCTCCAAGTCCCATACCCACACCACATTGCCCAG GTCCACTGGAATGGGGGGGATGTACATTATCACCTGGAGAGCCAGCCCCAGGGACCCTTtgatgtggacacagaggggaaacTCTATGTGACCCAGGAGCTGGACCGAGAAGCCCAGGCTGAG TACCTGCTCCAGGTGCGGGCTCAGAACACCCACAGCGAGGACTACGCAGAACCACTGGAGCTGCAGGTGGTGGTGACAGATGAGAATGACAATGCACCCATCTGCCCCCCACGAGGCCCCTCAGTCAGCATCCCGGAGCTCAGCCCCCCAG GCACCAAGGTGGCTAAGATTTTGGCAGAGGACGCAGATGCCCCCAGTTCCCCCAATTCCCATGTTGTGTATCAGCTACTGAGCCCTGAGCCTGAGGAGCCGGCAGAACTGAGAGCCTTCGAGCTGGACTCCACCTCGGGCAGCGTGACCCTGGGGGCTGCCCAGCTCCAAGCTGGCCAGAACATCCTGCTTCAGGTGCTGGCCATGGACCTAGGAGGAACAGATGGTG GCCTCAGCAGCACCTGTGAAATACCAGTCACCATCACGGACATCAATGACCATGCCCCTGAGTTCACCACTTCCCAG ATTGAGCCCCTGAGTCTCCCTGAGGATGCAGAGCCTGGGACTCTGGTGACCACACTCACGGCCACTGATGCTGACCTCGAGCCTGCCTTCCGCCTCATGGACTTTGCCATCGAGGCAGGGGATGAAGAGGGGACCTTCAGCCTGGACTGGGAGCCAGACTCCGCTCATGTCCAGCTGCGACTCCTCAAG AACCTCAGCTATGAGGCAGCTCCGAGCCAcaagttggtggtggtggtgcggAACGTGGAAGAGCTGGTggggccaggcccaggcccaggagccacagccacTGTGACTGTGCTGGTGGAAAGGGTGGTGCCGCCTCCTCAGCTGGACCGGGAGAGCTATGAGGCCAGCGTGCCCATCAGCACCCCTGCCGGCTCCCTCCTGCTGACTGTCCAGCCCTCAGACCCCCTGAGCAGTCCCCTCAG GTTCTCCCTGGTCAATGACTCCGAGGGCTGGCTCTGCATCAAGGAGATCTCCGGGGAGGTGCACACAGCCCGGCCCCTGCAGGGCGCCCAGCCTGGGGACATGTACACAGTGCTCATAGAGGCCCAGGTTGCAG GGTCCCATGCCTACCTCACCTTGGGCCTGCATTGGGTGGAGCCTCGTGAACACGTAGTCCCCATAGCTGTCAGCCACAATGACCAGATATGGCAGATCCAGGTCCGAG TGATCGTGTGTCGTTGCAACGTGGAGGGGCAGTGCATGCGCAAGGTGGGCCGCATGAAGGGCATGCCCACGAAGCTGTCGGCGGTGGGCATTCTCGTGGGCACCCTGATAGCAATAG GCATCTTCCTCATCCTCATCTTCACCCACTTGACCCTGGCGAGGAAGAAGGACCTGGATCAGCCAGTAGACAGTGTGCCCCTGAAGGTGGCAGTTTAA
- the CDH16 gene encoding cadherin-16 isoform X1 yields MVAAWLWLLCFLVPQALPRAQPAELYVEVPENYGGNFPLYLTKLLLPREETEGQIVVSGDAGVAGEGLFAVDPESGFLLVTRALDREEQAEYQLQVTLETEDRRVLWGPQPVRVRVKDENDQVPHFSQATYKVHLSRGTRPGVPFFFLEASDGDEPGTTNSDLRFHILNQAPAQPASDMFQLEPRLGTLALSPEGSTSLEKALEGYYQLLVQVKDMGDQASGHQATATIDVSIVENTWVPLDPVHLAENLQVPYPHHIAQVHWNGGDVHYHLESQPQGPFDVDTEGKLYVTQELDREAQAEYLLQVRAQNTHSEDYAEPLELQVVVTDENDNAPICPPRGPSVSIPELSPPGTKVAKILAEDADAPSSPNSHVVYQLLSPEPEEPAELRAFELDSTSGSVTLGAAQLQAGQNILLQVLAMDLGGTDGGLSSTCEIPVTITDINDHAPEFTTSQIEPLSLPEDAEPGTLVTTLTATDADLEPAFRLMDFAIEAGDEEGTFSLDWEPDSAHVQLRLLKNLSYEAAPSHKLVVVVRNVEELVGPGPGPGATATVTVLVERVVPPPQLDRESYEASVPISTPAGSLLLTVQPSDPLSSPLRFSLVNDSEGWLCIKEISGEVHTARPLQGAQPGDMYTVLIEAQVADEPTLSTSATLVIHFLKALPAPTPTLAPVPSRHLCTPRQDHGVVVSGPREDPDQAGGHGPFSFALGPNPTVQRDWRLRALNGSHAYLTLGLHWVEPREHVVPIAVSHNDQIWQIQVRVIVCRCNVEGQCMRKVGRMKGMPTKLSAVGILVGTLIAIGIFLILIFTHLTLARKKDLDQPVDSVPLKVAV; encoded by the exons ATGGTCGCTGCCTGGCTCTGGCTACTTTGCTTCTTAGTCCCCCAG GCTCTCCCTAGAGCCCAGCCTGCAGAGCTGTATGTCGAAGTCCCGGAAAACTATGGTGGAAATTTCCCTTTGTACTTGACGAAG CTGCTGTTGCCCCGTGAGGAGACTGAGGGCCAGATTGTGGtgtcaggagatgcaggagtggCAGGGGAGGGCCTCTTTGCTGTGGACCCAGAATCTGGCTTCCTGCTGGTGACCAGGGCCCTGGACCGGGAGGAACAGGCAGAATACCAGCTACAG GTCACCCTGGAGACCGAGGACAGACGTGTCCTGTGGGGCCCGCAGCCTGTGCGTGTGCGTGTGAAGGATGAGAATGACCAGGTGCCCCACTTCTCTCAGGCCACCTACAAAGTTCATCTGAGCCGGGGTACTAGGCCGG gtgtccccttcttcttcctggAGGCTTCCGATGGGGATGAGCCAGGCACAACCAACTCGGATCTTcggttccacatcctgaaccaggccccagcccagcctgctTCAGATATGTTCCAGCTGGAGCCTCGGCTGGGCACTCTGGCTCTGAGCCCTGAGG GGAGCACCAGCCTAGAAAAGGCTCTGGAGGGGTACTACCAGCTGTTGGTACAGGTCAAGGACATGGGTGACCAGGCCTCAGGCCACCAGGCCACAGCCACCATAGATGTCTCTATAGTGGAGAACACCTGGGTGCCCCTAGATCCTGTCCACCTGGCAGAGAATCTCCAAGTCCCATACCCACACCACATTGCCCAG GTCCACTGGAATGGGGGGGATGTACATTATCACCTGGAGAGCCAGCCCCAGGGACCCTTtgatgtggacacagaggggaaacTCTATGTGACCCAGGAGCTGGACCGAGAAGCCCAGGCTGAG TACCTGCTCCAGGTGCGGGCTCAGAACACCCACAGCGAGGACTACGCAGAACCACTGGAGCTGCAGGTGGTGGTGACAGATGAGAATGACAATGCACCCATCTGCCCCCCACGAGGCCCCTCAGTCAGCATCCCGGAGCTCAGCCCCCCAG GCACCAAGGTGGCTAAGATTTTGGCAGAGGACGCAGATGCCCCCAGTTCCCCCAATTCCCATGTTGTGTATCAGCTACTGAGCCCTGAGCCTGAGGAGCCGGCAGAACTGAGAGCCTTCGAGCTGGACTCCACCTCGGGCAGCGTGACCCTGGGGGCTGCCCAGCTCCAAGCTGGCCAGAACATCCTGCTTCAGGTGCTGGCCATGGACCTAGGAGGAACAGATGGTG GCCTCAGCAGCACCTGTGAAATACCAGTCACCATCACGGACATCAATGACCATGCCCCTGAGTTCACCACTTCCCAG ATTGAGCCCCTGAGTCTCCCTGAGGATGCAGAGCCTGGGACTCTGGTGACCACACTCACGGCCACTGATGCTGACCTCGAGCCTGCCTTCCGCCTCATGGACTTTGCCATCGAGGCAGGGGATGAAGAGGGGACCTTCAGCCTGGACTGGGAGCCAGACTCCGCTCATGTCCAGCTGCGACTCCTCAAG AACCTCAGCTATGAGGCAGCTCCGAGCCAcaagttggtggtggtggtgcggAACGTGGAAGAGCTGGTggggccaggcccaggcccaggagccacagccacTGTGACTGTGCTGGTGGAAAGGGTGGTGCCGCCTCCTCAGCTGGACCGGGAGAGCTATGAGGCCAGCGTGCCCATCAGCACCCCTGCCGGCTCCCTCCTGCTGACTGTCCAGCCCTCAGACCCCCTGAGCAGTCCCCTCAG GTTCTCCCTGGTCAATGACTCCGAGGGCTGGCTCTGCATCAAGGAGATCTCCGGGGAGGTGCACACAGCCCGGCCCCTGCAGGGCGCCCAGCCTGGGGACATGTACACAGTGCTCATAGAGGCCCAGGTTGCAG ATGAACCAACGCTGAGCACCTCTGCGACCCTTGTGATCCACTTCCTGAAGGCCCTTCCTGCCCCAACCCCGACGCTGGCTCCCGTGCCCTCCCGACACCTATGCACACCCCGCCAGGACCATGGGGTGGTTGTCAGTGGACCCAGGGAGGACCCTGACCAGGCTGGTGGACATGGTCCCTTCAGCTTTGCCCTTGGTCCCAACCCCACCGTGCAGCGGGATTGGCGACTCCGGGCTCTCAATG GGTCCCATGCCTACCTCACCTTGGGCCTGCATTGGGTGGAGCCTCGTGAACACGTAGTCCCCATAGCTGTCAGCCACAATGACCAGATATGGCAGATCCAGGTCCGAG TGATCGTGTGTCGTTGCAACGTGGAGGGGCAGTGCATGCGCAAGGTGGGCCGCATGAAGGGCATGCCCACGAAGCTGTCGGCGGTGGGCATTCTCGTGGGCACCCTGATAGCAATAG GCATCTTCCTCATCCTCATCTTCACCCACTTGACCCTGGCGAGGAAGAAGGACCTGGATCAGCCAGTAGACAGTGTGCCCCTGAAGGTGGCAGTTTAA
- the CDH16 gene encoding cadherin-16 isoform X2 produces MVAAWLWLLCFLVPQALPRAQPAELYVEVPENYGGNFPLYLTKLLLPREETEGQIVVSGDAGVAGEGLFAVDPESGFLLVTRALDREEQAEYQLQVTLETEDRRVLWGPQPVRVRVKDENDQVPHFSQATYKVHLSRGTRPGVPFFFLEASDGDEPGTTNSDLRFHILNQAPAQPASDMFQLEPRLGTLALSPEGSTSLEKALEGYYQLLVQVKDMGDQASGHQATATIDVSIVENTWVPLDPVHLAENLQVPYPHHIAQVHWNGGDVHYHLESQPQGPFDVDTEGKLYVTQELDREAQAEYLLQVRAQNTHSEDYAEPLELQVVVTDENDNAPICPPRGPSVSIPELSPPGTKVAKILAEDADAPSSPNSHVVYQLLSPEPEEPAELRAFELDSTSGSVTLGAAQLQAGQNILLQVLAMDLGGTDGGLSSTCEIPVTITDINDHAPEFTTSQIEPLSLPEDAEPGTLVTTLTATDADLEPAFRLMDFAIEAGDEEGTFSLDWEPDSAHVQLRLLKNLSYEAAPSHKLVVVVRNVEELVGPGPGPGATATVTVLVERVVPPPQLDRESYEASVPISTPAGSLLLTVQPSDPLSSPLRFSLVNDSEGWLCIKEISGEVHTARPLQGAQPGDMYTVLIEAQVADEPTLSTSATLVIHFLKALPAPTPTLAPVPSRHLCTPRQDHGVVVSGPREDPDQAGGHGPFSFALGPNPTVQRDWRLRALNGSHAYLTLGLHWVEPREHVVPIAVSHNDQIWQIQVRGIFLILIFTHLTLARKKDLDQPVDSVPLKVAV; encoded by the exons ATGGTCGCTGCCTGGCTCTGGCTACTTTGCTTCTTAGTCCCCCAG GCTCTCCCTAGAGCCCAGCCTGCAGAGCTGTATGTCGAAGTCCCGGAAAACTATGGTGGAAATTTCCCTTTGTACTTGACGAAG CTGCTGTTGCCCCGTGAGGAGACTGAGGGCCAGATTGTGGtgtcaggagatgcaggagtggCAGGGGAGGGCCTCTTTGCTGTGGACCCAGAATCTGGCTTCCTGCTGGTGACCAGGGCCCTGGACCGGGAGGAACAGGCAGAATACCAGCTACAG GTCACCCTGGAGACCGAGGACAGACGTGTCCTGTGGGGCCCGCAGCCTGTGCGTGTGCGTGTGAAGGATGAGAATGACCAGGTGCCCCACTTCTCTCAGGCCACCTACAAAGTTCATCTGAGCCGGGGTACTAGGCCGG gtgtccccttcttcttcctggAGGCTTCCGATGGGGATGAGCCAGGCACAACCAACTCGGATCTTcggttccacatcctgaaccaggccccagcccagcctgctTCAGATATGTTCCAGCTGGAGCCTCGGCTGGGCACTCTGGCTCTGAGCCCTGAGG GGAGCACCAGCCTAGAAAAGGCTCTGGAGGGGTACTACCAGCTGTTGGTACAGGTCAAGGACATGGGTGACCAGGCCTCAGGCCACCAGGCCACAGCCACCATAGATGTCTCTATAGTGGAGAACACCTGGGTGCCCCTAGATCCTGTCCACCTGGCAGAGAATCTCCAAGTCCCATACCCACACCACATTGCCCAG GTCCACTGGAATGGGGGGGATGTACATTATCACCTGGAGAGCCAGCCCCAGGGACCCTTtgatgtggacacagaggggaaacTCTATGTGACCCAGGAGCTGGACCGAGAAGCCCAGGCTGAG TACCTGCTCCAGGTGCGGGCTCAGAACACCCACAGCGAGGACTACGCAGAACCACTGGAGCTGCAGGTGGTGGTGACAGATGAGAATGACAATGCACCCATCTGCCCCCCACGAGGCCCCTCAGTCAGCATCCCGGAGCTCAGCCCCCCAG GCACCAAGGTGGCTAAGATTTTGGCAGAGGACGCAGATGCCCCCAGTTCCCCCAATTCCCATGTTGTGTATCAGCTACTGAGCCCTGAGCCTGAGGAGCCGGCAGAACTGAGAGCCTTCGAGCTGGACTCCACCTCGGGCAGCGTGACCCTGGGGGCTGCCCAGCTCCAAGCTGGCCAGAACATCCTGCTTCAGGTGCTGGCCATGGACCTAGGAGGAACAGATGGTG GCCTCAGCAGCACCTGTGAAATACCAGTCACCATCACGGACATCAATGACCATGCCCCTGAGTTCACCACTTCCCAG ATTGAGCCCCTGAGTCTCCCTGAGGATGCAGAGCCTGGGACTCTGGTGACCACACTCACGGCCACTGATGCTGACCTCGAGCCTGCCTTCCGCCTCATGGACTTTGCCATCGAGGCAGGGGATGAAGAGGGGACCTTCAGCCTGGACTGGGAGCCAGACTCCGCTCATGTCCAGCTGCGACTCCTCAAG AACCTCAGCTATGAGGCAGCTCCGAGCCAcaagttggtggtggtggtgcggAACGTGGAAGAGCTGGTggggccaggcccaggcccaggagccacagccacTGTGACTGTGCTGGTGGAAAGGGTGGTGCCGCCTCCTCAGCTGGACCGGGAGAGCTATGAGGCCAGCGTGCCCATCAGCACCCCTGCCGGCTCCCTCCTGCTGACTGTCCAGCCCTCAGACCCCCTGAGCAGTCCCCTCAG GTTCTCCCTGGTCAATGACTCCGAGGGCTGGCTCTGCATCAAGGAGATCTCCGGGGAGGTGCACACAGCCCGGCCCCTGCAGGGCGCCCAGCCTGGGGACATGTACACAGTGCTCATAGAGGCCCAGGTTGCAG ATGAACCAACGCTGAGCACCTCTGCGACCCTTGTGATCCACTTCCTGAAGGCCCTTCCTGCCCCAACCCCGACGCTGGCTCCCGTGCCCTCCCGACACCTATGCACACCCCGCCAGGACCATGGGGTGGTTGTCAGTGGACCCAGGGAGGACCCTGACCAGGCTGGTGGACATGGTCCCTTCAGCTTTGCCCTTGGTCCCAACCCCACCGTGCAGCGGGATTGGCGACTCCGGGCTCTCAATG GGTCCCATGCCTACCTCACCTTGGGCCTGCATTGGGTGGAGCCTCGTGAACACGTAGTCCCCATAGCTGTCAGCCACAATGACCAGATATGGCAGATCCAGGTCCGAG GCATCTTCCTCATCCTCATCTTCACCCACTTGACCCTGGCGAGGAAGAAGGACCTGGATCAGCCAGTAGACAGTGTGCCCCTGAAGGTGGCAGTTTAA
- the RRAD gene encoding GTP-binding protein RAD, giving the protein MTLNGGGSGAGGNRGGGRERDRRRGSTPWGPALPLHRRSMPVDERDLQAALSPGALTTAEAGTGAQGPRLDWPEGSSDSLSSGGSDSDESVYKVLLLGAPGVGKSALARIFGGVEDGPEAEAAGHTYDRSIMVDGEEASLMVYDIWEQDGGRWLPGHCLAMGDAYVIVYSVTDKGSFEKASELRVQLRRARQTDDVPIILVGNKSDLVRSREVSLDEGRACAVVFDCKFIETSAALHHNVQALFEGVVRQIRLRRDSKEANARRQAGTRRRESLGKKAKRFLGRIVARNSRKMAMRAKSKSCHDLSVL; this is encoded by the exons ATGACTCTGAACGGCGGCGGCAGCGGAGCCGGCGGGAACCGCGGCGGGGGCCGGGAACGCGATCGCCGTCGGGGCAGCACACCTTGGGGCCCCGCGCTCCCGCTGCACCGCCGGAGCATGCCGGTGGACGAGCGCGACCTGCAGGCGGCGCTGTCTCCGGGCGCTCTGACAACGGCCGAAGCCGGGACAGGGGCCCAGGGTCCGAGGCTTGACTGGCCCGAGGGCTCCTCCGACTCGCTCAGCTCGGGAGGAAGCGATTCAGACGAGAGCGTTTACAAGGTGCTGCTGCTGGGGGCGCCTGGCGTGGGCAAGAGCGCTCTGGCGCGCATCTTCGGAGGTGTAGAGGACGGGCCTGAAGCGGAAGCCGCAG GGCACACATATGACCGCTCCATCATGGTGGACGGAGAAGAGGCGTCACTCATGGTCTATGACATTTGGGAGCAG GATGGGGGTCGCTGGCTACCTGGCCACTGCCTAGCCATGGGAGATGCATATGTCATTGTGTACTCAGTGACCGACAAGGGAAGCTTCGAGAAGGCCTCAGAGCTGCGGGTTCAGCTGCGGCGGGCGCGGCAGACAGATGACGTGCCCATCATCCTAGTGGGCAACAAAAGCGACCTGGTGCGCTCTCGCGAGGTCTCCTTGGATG AGGGCCGGGCCTGTGCCGTTGTCTTTGACTGCAAGTTCATCGAGACGTCGGCTGCGCTGCACCACAACGTCCAGGCACTGTTCGAGGGTGTCGTGCGTCAGATACGCCTGCGCAGGGACAGCAAAGAGGCCAACGCGCGTCGGCAAGCGGGTACCCGGCGGCGAGAGAGCCTGGGCAAGAAGGCGAAGCGCTTCCTGGGCCGCATCGTTGCTCGAAACAGCCGCAAGATGGCCATGCGTGCCAAGTCCAAGTCCTGCCATGACCTATCAGTGCTCTAG
- the CIAO2B gene encoding cytosolic iron-sulfur assembly component 2B — protein sequence MPKVAGSGSAMVGGGGMGGGLLENANPLIYERSGDRPVSAGEEDEQVPDSIDAREIFDLIRSINDPEHPLTLEELNVVEQVRVQVSDPESTVAVAFTPTIPHCSMATLIGLSIKVKLLRSLPQRFKMDVHITPGTHASEHAVNKQLADKERVAAALENTHLLEVVNQCLSARS from the exons ATGCCTAAGGTCGCCGGCAGCGGTTCCGCGATGGTGGGCGGCGGCGGCATGGGGGGCGGTCTCCTGGAGAACGCTAACCCCCTCATCTACGAGCGCTCTGGGGACCGGCCAGTGTCCGCGGGCGAGGAGGACGAGCAGGTTCCAGACAGCATCGACGCGCGCGAGATCTTCGAT TTGATTCGCTCCATCAATGACCCGGAGCATCCCCTGACGCTAGAAGAATTGAACGTAGTAGAGCAAGTCCGGGTTCAG GTGAGCGACCCCGAGAGCACAGTGGCTGTGGCCTTCACACCCACCATTCCACACTGCAGTATGGCCACCCTTATTGGCCTGTCCATCAAAGTCAAGCTTCTTCGATCCCTTCCCCAGCGTTTCAAG ATGGATGTGCACATTACACCAGGGACCCATGCCTCAGAACATGCAG TGAACAAGCAGCTTGCAGATAAAGAGCGGGTGGCAGCTGCCCTAGAGAACACCCACCTGCTTGAGGTTGTGAACCAGTGTCTGTCAGCCCGGTCTTGA
- the LOC133230280 gene encoding small ribosomal subunit protein uS14-like, with protein MGHQQLYWIHQRKFGQSSRSCWVCSNHHGLIQKYGLKMCRQRFHQYAKDISVVKLD; from the coding sequence ATGGGCCACCAGCAGCTCTATTGGATCCATCAGAGAAAATTCGGCCAGAGTTCTCGCTCTTGCTGGGTCTGCTCAAACCACCATGGTCTGATCCAAAAATACGGCCTCAAAATGTGCCGCCAGCGTTTCCACCAGTATGCGAAGGACATCAGCGTCGTTAAGTTGGACTAA